Part of the Candidatus Tanganyikabacteria bacterium genome is shown below.
CGGGACCGCCCGCAGCGGCCACGCCGGGCTGCTCGAACGCGATGTTGGCCGCCTGGCCGGGTTTGAGCGCCACGTTGATGTCGCCGTTCGGCTGCTTGTCGGCCGGAGCGGCCGGTGCGGCCGCCTGCGCCGGGGCGCCGTTGAGCGGAACCAGGTTGCCGATTGCCTGTGCTGCCGGATTGACTCCATTGACTGCCACGGACCCATCCCCCTTCTGTTCGAAACGCGGCCCAGTTCGCGCGCGCCAGCCGCCGCGATACTGCGCCAAACATCCTTCGCCGTCCGAGAAAAACGGCGCCTACCCCACCATCCACACGAGAGCGCCCTGCGGCACCACGGTAGTCCGATGTGCCTGCGGGGACGAATTCCTTGTCCGAGCAGGCGGAGCGCGCGGTGCTTATTTTGATACGGATTTAACAGGCTGCTGAAAAACCCTCGACAGCTCCGAGCTTCGCCTGCCGGAGGCTTCGCGGCCTACATCCTCGGAATCGCCCCTCACGTAGGCTGCGACTACGCTTCAGGCCGAATCCTGCGGGTGCGCTCGCGAATCCTCTGCGCAGCCTCGCCCTCGCTCGCCGAGGGTTCTTCAGCAGCCTGTTGATGCGCGTCGATCCCTTCTCGACTTCCCCGTCGGCGGGAAATCCGGCCCCGGCCAGGTATCCTGTTTCCATGGACCAGCCCACGCTCTACCACAACCCGCGCTGCAGCAAGAGCCGGCGGGCGCTCGAACTGCTCGAGGCCGCCGGAGTGACTCCGCGTATCGTGCGGTACCTGGACCAACCGCTGTCGGTCGGCGAACTGGACGACCTGCTGCGCAAGCTCGACATGGAGCCGCAGGCGCTGATGCGCACCGGCGAAGACGTCTATGCCGAACTCGGGCTCGCCGGCCGGGATCTGTCCCGCGAGGGCGCCATACAAGTACTGGTGGACCATCCGATCCTGATCGAGCGGCCCATCCTGGTCGCCGGAGAACGCGCCGTCGTGGCGCGCCCGCCCGAGCGGGTCATGGAGCTGCTGGGAGCCTGATCGGTGCGCGGCCTCGGGGCCTGAACCCTTTCTCGGAACCAAAGTCCGTGCCGGTCTTTTCAGGCGGCCGGTGCATACGCCCTGGGCAATCCAGGCCTCGCGTAGGCCCGCTCTGGGCGGATCAGGCGTTGACCAGGGTCATGTTGAAGCTCACGTCCCGGCCCCCCATGTAGGCCAGGAAGCCGTCGTAGTCCTGGACGTTGAAGCAGCCGGCGGAACTGGTGGTCGTGTCGTTGCCGCGGTGAAGCCGGATCTCGTCGCTGGAGACCGGCCTGTTCAGCTCCGCCCGGGAGTACCGGCCGTCGCCATTGCGGTCCTCGGCGGCCTTTACATTCCAGCCGTCGTCGGTGCCGATGATGAAGGCGTCGTTGTTGAACTTGCCGTCCCGCCAGCGGGGGGTGATCTCGTAGTTTCCGGGCAGGACCATCGCGGGATCCCATCCGCCGCCGGGCGTGGTGAACCCCGGCCTCGTGGTCGCGGCGAAGGTCTTCATGCCGCCGTCGGGCTTGAGCACCACGAAGGCGTCGTCATAGGTTGTAGTCCCCGCATTGGCGGTGCGGACGGCCAGTACGGCCGGCCGGCCGTTCTCGAACAGCTCTCCGCCACGGGACCGGATGATGTTGACGGCCTCGTCCCAGGTGAGGTCGCGGAGCGATCCCACGTCCACCGGCCGGCCAGGGGAGACTTGCTTTTCGTCCTCCTTCGTCCCTGGTTCGAGGCGATCCAGGGCAAGGCGGTTCACCACCGTGGAATCCGGGCTCTCGCCCGTGTAGCGGGACCGCGCCACGGCCTGCAGATCCGCCTGGTGCCCTTCGCCGAATTCGGCCCGGCCGACCCGGCCGTCGCGGTCGGCATCGTACGCCGCGAAAATCCGCGCCTGCTTGCTCTCGAGCGCGAACGCGCCGCGGTCTCCCGCGAGGGCCTCGAAGGCCGTTTCGCGGCGAGCGGCGTCCTCTTGCCGCCGCAGTTCCCTGCGCCCGCCGATCACCTCGGCGGCACTGAGCCGGCCGTCGCCATCGGCGTCGAAGCGGTCGAGCGCTGCCCGAAGCTTGTCACCATCCATGGCCGCGATGCGCTGGCCGACGAGTGCGCGCCGGTTGGCTTTCATCTCGGCCGCCCGGTTCGCCACGAACTCGTCGCGCCCGACTTGCCCGTCCCCGTCCGTGTCGTACTGCCGGTTATCGAACCTTTCCAGATCGCGCATCTCGAGTGTCGACAGGAGGCCGTCGCGGTCCTTGTCCAGGGTCGCGAAGGAGTTGGAGCGCGTGAAGCGGTCGCGCGACTCGCGGCGGGAGACGTCGCCGTCGCCATCCCTGTCGACGCCGCGGCGCCGCGCCGCGAGATCGATCGGTCGCCGAGCCGGCGTCCCGGTCCCCTCGCCACGAAGATACGCGCCAAGAGAAAGCCCGATTGGCTTCATAGAGCGTCTGCCCCCAAGCTATCCCGCAAAACCCGCTTCTGGGATATCGGGAAGCGAGCGGGTTTCCTTGCTGGACCGGCGCGGCCGAGCAAAGAATCTTTACTTGCCGCCTCCTGGACTGCGCCAGACCGCACTCGGCCAACGAAAATCGTCCATCGCCCCGCCGATCCGGACGGTCTTCCTTTTGCCCACTGCGACCGTAGGCGCCGGCAAGCAGGCGGCGCCGGAGCCGGATGCGCCGCCGGCCCCGTCTTCGAACGCGGGCGAGCGCCGGCGCCAAGCCCTTCGGGACTCGACGAGATCGGCAAGAGCGCCTGCCAGGAGGGAGGCGTCGGGCCGGAGGTCCGGCTCGAGCTATCGGCCGATCGAGGCGGTCGCTGGAATGTAGTGCAGGAACCCTACCGAGGTCTCCCGGCCGGGCCAGATGTCGTAGCCCCAGATGGCCGGCCCCGCTCCGGCATTCGAGCTCAAGCCGTCGAAGAAGGGCATGTAGCGGTTCCCGACATGGCCCTTCCCCGTAAACCGGTCCAGGATCGCGATGTCCTGGGCCTGGCCGAGGCCCGATGAGGAAATCGTGCCGCCGCCGTCGCCCTGGATTCCGGTGCCGCGCAGAAACATGAGCTTCTCCCCGACGGCGACTCGCGGAGCCGTGAAGGCCACCGGCGGGATCGGCAGCGTGGTCCCGAACGACCGGATGAAGGCCTTGATCCGGTAGAAGTCGAGGTCGATGCCGTTGTCGGGCGAGCCGTCCCCGTTGACGTCGATTCCGGTACTTGCGACCGCCAGGTTGGCCCCGCCCGGTTCCAGGGCCGCGGCCAGGTTCTTGTCCGCACGTTCGGTCGAGGCGCCGTAAGGCAGAGTCCAGTCGTGCCGGGCGTTATAGGCCTTGCACTGGGGCACCGCGTACAGTGTCTTGCCGCCGGGCGCGACGGCGATCTGGCCGACCAGCGTGCCGAAGGTGGTCAGGTCGAGGTCGTGAATCCTGGCGAGCGTGGCGGGTTCGAAGGTCGCGACCCCGGCGTCGTGGCCCACCAGAATTCGCTCCTCGCCCCCGACCTTCGCGACCGCGATATCGCTCGGCCAGTTGACCGTAGCGCCGCAGCGATCGTCCGACGTCAGCCCGGTGTCGACTATCTTCGAGGCATCGACGCCTCCGACCTTTCCGTCCGGGCCCAGCGGAATCGGAATGAGACGGTCGTGCTTCGGTCCTTCTTGAATGTTCTGCTGCGACCAGCTCATGTCGAGCGCGACGAGCTTGGAGCCGTCGGCGGTTGCCACCAGGCCCCGCCACGCCCACTTTCCGTAAGCG
Proteins encoded:
- the arsC gene encoding arsenate reductase (glutaredoxin) (This arsenate reductase requires both glutathione and glutaredoxin to convert arsenate to arsenite, after which the efflux transporter formed by ArsA and ArsB can extrude the arsenite from the cell, providing resistance.) — encoded protein: MDQPTLYHNPRCSKSRRALELLEAAGVTPRIVRYLDQPLSVGELDDLLRKLDMEPQALMRTGEDVYAELGLAGRDLSREGAIQVLVDHPILIERPILVAGERAVVARPPERVMELLGA
- a CDS encoding EF-hand domain-containing protein, with amino-acid sequence MKPIGLSLGAYLRGEGTGTPARRPIDLAARRRGVDRDGDGDVSRRESRDRFTRSNSFATLDKDRDGLLSTLEMRDLERFDNRQYDTDGDGQVGRDEFVANRAAEMKANRRALVGQRIAAMDGDKLRAALDRFDADGDGRLSAAEVIGGRRELRRQEDAARRETAFEALAGDRGAFALESKQARIFAAYDADRDGRVGRAEFGEGHQADLQAVARSRYTGESPDSTVVNRLALDRLEPGTKEDEKQVSPGRPVDVGSLRDLTWDEAVNIIRSRGGELFENGRPAVLAVRTANAGTTTYDDAFVVLKPDGGMKTFAATTRPGFTTPGGGWDPAMVLPGNYEITPRWRDGKFNNDAFIIGTDDGWNVKAAEDRNGDGRYSRAELNRPVSSDEIRLHRGNDTTTSSAGCFNVQDYDGFLAYMGGRDVSFNMTLVNA